One segment of Megachile rotundata isolate GNS110a chromosome 4, iyMegRotu1, whole genome shotgun sequence DNA contains the following:
- the BtbVII gene encoding BTB-protein-VII isoform X1, whose protein sequence is MSMQQFCLRWNNHQPNFISVFSSLLNNETLVDVTLAAEGRHLQAHKVVLSACSTYFQSLFTVNPCQHPIVILKDVKFSDLKIMVDFMYYGEVNISQDQLPSIIKTAESLKIKGLAEMHTASLTKWPSSEPGGGDRGESCSPSPSPLSPSFRRKRLRKSSTGSTSGSGDKPEEMNEITLVATNIVKPEPLIVSQESGESLRRPINTSTESQGSIDEDQISIMSNMENSSATTPAQSDGSLQDVSQQSGGNVAQSSLSSQPPTHQVVCKQTAVKRCRLLTRQPRVKKEPNHLSPDSETSPHIVSSSVHATTPTLNLPQTSKTWEETRITSSPPQSILVNQPSSLLTVTTSTNLLTVPQPSYLMKQHSHPILSSQQQSTSGNYWIHRQHSNPEFPGRTTSPSIVVEPAPVVKTEEDVPEESVVTTESGGSTSGLRVKTTELRRSSSSPQTTTRESRESTGDQRLGHCPVLRPGPALGCNHCWNTIDAHGRTLRRKTKYHCPECQTNLCIVPCFQEYHEQRRELKLKPLPKTSSV, encoded by the exons ATGTCGATGCAGCAGTTTTGTTTACGATGGAACAACCATCAAccaaattttatttctgtattttcaagtttgttGAACAATGAAACCTTAGTAGATGTAACGTTGGCTGCCGAAGGGAGACACCTTCAGGCGCATAAAGTTGTACTGTCCGCGTGCAGTACATATTTTCAATCATTGTTTACTGTGAATCCATGCCAACATccaattgtaatattaaaagatGTAAAATTCTCTGATTTAAAAATCATGGTTGACTTTATGTACTATGGAGAAGTGAACATATCACAGGATCAGTTACCATCAATTATAAAG ACTGCAgagagtttaaaaataaaagggcTTGCAGAAATGCATACTGCTTCTTTAACTAAATGGCCAAGTAGTGAACCAGGGGGAGGAGATCGTGGTGAATCTTGTTCGCCCAGTCCATCTCCATTATCTCCATCTTTTAGAAGAAAGAGGCTAAGAAAATCATCTACAGGCTCAACATCTGGGTCTGGTGATAAACCAGAGGAAATGAATGAAATCACATTAGTTGCTACCAATATTGTAAAACCAGAACCATTGATAGTTTCACAAGAAAGTGGTGAGAGCCTAAGAAGACCAATAAATACCAGTACTGAATCTCAAGGAAGCATAGATGAAGATCAAATATCCATT ATGAGCAACATGGAGAACAGTTCTGCAACAACACCGGCACAAAGCGATGGATCACTCCAAGATGTGAGTCAACAATCAGGAGGAAACGTGGCACAGAGTTCACTTTCTTCACAACCACCTACACATCAAG TAGTGTGCAAGCAGACAGCAGTGAAAAGGTGTCGTCTGTTGACCCGCCAGCCCCGCGTGAAGAAGGAGCCGAATCATTTATCCCCGGACAGCGAGACGTCTCCGCACATCGTGTCATCTTCGGTGCACGCGACGACGCCCACCTTGAATCTGCCGCAAACCTCAAAAACTTGGGAGGAGACTCGAATCACCTCATCGCCGCCGCAATCGATCCTGGTGAACCAACCCAGCAGCCTGTTGACCGTCACCACATCGACGAACCTGTTGACCGTGCCACAACCATCCTACCTGATGAAACAACACTCACACCCGATCTTGTCTAGTCAGCAACAGTCCACCAGCGGTAATTACTGGATTCATAGACAGCACTCGAATCCGGAGTTCCCTGGGAGGACTACTAGTCCCTCCATCGTTGTGGAACCGGCGCCTGTTGTTAAAACGGAAGAGGACGTCCCGGAAGAGTCGGTTGTTACTACAGAAAGTGGAGGTTCTACTTCTGGACTTAGGGTGAAGACCACGGAACTTAGGCGAAGCTCTTCGTCTCCTCAG ACTACAACCAGAGAATCCAGAGAAAGCACAGGAGACCAACGTTTGGGTCACTGTCCAGTCCTTCGTCCAGGTCCAGCCCTAGGTTGCAATCACTGTTGGAACACCATAGACGCCCACGGTAGAACGCTAAGAAGAAAGACGAAGTATCATTGTCCCGAATGTCAGACCAACCTCTGCATCGTACCCTGTTTTCAAGAATACCACGAGCAACGTCGAGAGCTGAAGCTGAAACCTCTACCGAAAACTAGTTCCGTCTAA
- the BtbVII gene encoding BTB-protein-VII isoform X3 → MSMQQFCLRWNNHQPNFISVFSSLLNNETLVDVTLAAEGRHLQAHKVVLSACSTYFQSLFTVNPCQHPIVILKDVKFSDLKIMVDFMYYGEVNISQDQLPSIIKTAESLKIKGLAEMHTASLTKWPSSEPGGGDRGESCSPSPSPLSPSFRRKRLRKSSTGSTSGSGDKPEEMNEITLVATNIVKPEPLIVSQESGESLRRPINTSTESQGSIDEDQISIMSNMENSSATTPAQSDGSLQDVSQQSGGNVAQSSLSSQPPTHQGLQWTIMEHTYPRFALSSCQTNLSIQASSAFTTPEITASSAISDQYSGTSTTGSSCALTNYPNSSHGTLQHASSGGPSPSTQCPSNCQSPCASPQTAIKRKRSTNPQADENFIRALDAVRYGGIGFCKAARMFGVNNRTLWLEYKKRGYPNNRPSLKSRVKQEVNSSPPPAQSTQPVNSQSPTPMGPPTTPHSTHNTHSTHTMLTTHSPHTMLSGYIDSRHTDYALPSTTMPINLHGVNYNAM, encoded by the exons ATGTCGATGCAGCAGTTTTGTTTACGATGGAACAACCATCAAccaaattttatttctgtattttcaagtttgttGAACAATGAAACCTTAGTAGATGTAACGTTGGCTGCCGAAGGGAGACACCTTCAGGCGCATAAAGTTGTACTGTCCGCGTGCAGTACATATTTTCAATCATTGTTTACTGTGAATCCATGCCAACATccaattgtaatattaaaagatGTAAAATTCTCTGATTTAAAAATCATGGTTGACTTTATGTACTATGGAGAAGTGAACATATCACAGGATCAGTTACCATCAATTATAAAG ACTGCAgagagtttaaaaataaaagggcTTGCAGAAATGCATACTGCTTCTTTAACTAAATGGCCAAGTAGTGAACCAGGGGGAGGAGATCGTGGTGAATCTTGTTCGCCCAGTCCATCTCCATTATCTCCATCTTTTAGAAGAAAGAGGCTAAGAAAATCATCTACAGGCTCAACATCTGGGTCTGGTGATAAACCAGAGGAAATGAATGAAATCACATTAGTTGCTACCAATATTGTAAAACCAGAACCATTGATAGTTTCACAAGAAAGTGGTGAGAGCCTAAGAAGACCAATAAATACCAGTACTGAATCTCAAGGAAGCATAGATGAAGATCAAATATCCATT ATGAGCAACATGGAGAACAGTTCTGCAACAACACCGGCACAAAGCGATGGATCACTCCAAGATGTGAGTCAACAATCAGGAGGAAACGTGGCACAGAGTTCACTTTCTTCACAACCACCTACACATCAAG GATTACAATGGACTATTATGGAGCATACATATCCACGTTTCGCTCTGTCCTCGTGTCAAACGAATCTGTCGATCCAAGCGTCATCAGCTTTTACCACGCCCGAAATAACAGCTTCCTCGGCAATCAGCGATCAGTACTCTGGTACCAGCACGACTGGTAGCAGTTGCGCCCTGACGAATTATCCGAACTCCTCCCACGGGACGTTGCAGCACGCATCGTCAGGCGGGCCTTCACCGTCGACACAGTGTCCCAGTAACTGCCAGAGCCCTTGTGCCAGTCCGCAGACCGCAATTAAGAGGAAACGATCAACGAATCCGCAGGCGGACGAGAACTTTATCAGGGCGTTAGACGCAGTCCGTTACGGTGGTATAGGGTTCTGTAAAGCGGCCAGGATGTTCGGCGTGAACAATCGAACACTTTGGCTCGAGTATAAAAAACGTGGTTACCCGAACAACCGACCGAGCTTGAAGTCGAGGGTCAAGCAAGAAGTGAATTCCTCGCCGCCCCCAGCCCAGTCGACGCAACCGGTCAATTCGCAGAGCCCCACGCCGATGGGACCTCCCACCACaccacacagtacacacaatacCCACAGCACGCATACCATGCTGACCACTCACAGTCCTCATACGATGTTAAGTGGTTACATAGATAGTAGGCATACAGATTATGCGTTGCCCAGCACCACGATGCCAATCAATTTACACGGCGTTAACTATAACGCGATGTGA
- the BtbVII gene encoding BTB-protein-VII isoform X2, with product MSMQQFCLRWNNHQPNFISVFSSLLNNETLVDVTLAAEGRHLQAHKVVLSACSTYFQSLFTVNPCQHPIVILKDVKFSDLKIMVDFMYYGEVNISQDQLPSIIKTAESLKIKGLAEMHTASLTKWPSSEPGGGDRGESCSPSPSPLSPSFRRKRLRKSSTGSTSGSGDKPEEMNEITLVATNIVKPEPLIVSQESGESLRRPINTSTESQGSIDEDQISIMSNMENSSATTPAQSDGSLQDVSQQSGGNVAQSSLSSQPPTHQVCKQTAVKRCRLLTRQPRVKKEPNHLSPDSETSPHIVSSSVHATTPTLNLPQTSKTWEETRITSSPPQSILVNQPSSLLTVTTSTNLLTVPQPSYLMKQHSHPILSSQQQSTSGNYWIHRQHSNPEFPGRTTSPSIVVEPAPVVKTEEDVPEESVVTTESGGSTSGLRVKTTELRRSSSSPQTTTRESRESTGDQRLGHCPVLRPGPALGCNHCWNTIDAHGRTLRRKTKYHCPECQTNLCIVPCFQEYHEQRRELKLKPLPKTSSV from the exons ATGTCGATGCAGCAGTTTTGTTTACGATGGAACAACCATCAAccaaattttatttctgtattttcaagtttgttGAACAATGAAACCTTAGTAGATGTAACGTTGGCTGCCGAAGGGAGACACCTTCAGGCGCATAAAGTTGTACTGTCCGCGTGCAGTACATATTTTCAATCATTGTTTACTGTGAATCCATGCCAACATccaattgtaatattaaaagatGTAAAATTCTCTGATTTAAAAATCATGGTTGACTTTATGTACTATGGAGAAGTGAACATATCACAGGATCAGTTACCATCAATTATAAAG ACTGCAgagagtttaaaaataaaagggcTTGCAGAAATGCATACTGCTTCTTTAACTAAATGGCCAAGTAGTGAACCAGGGGGAGGAGATCGTGGTGAATCTTGTTCGCCCAGTCCATCTCCATTATCTCCATCTTTTAGAAGAAAGAGGCTAAGAAAATCATCTACAGGCTCAACATCTGGGTCTGGTGATAAACCAGAGGAAATGAATGAAATCACATTAGTTGCTACCAATATTGTAAAACCAGAACCATTGATAGTTTCACAAGAAAGTGGTGAGAGCCTAAGAAGACCAATAAATACCAGTACTGAATCTCAAGGAAGCATAGATGAAGATCAAATATCCATT ATGAGCAACATGGAGAACAGTTCTGCAACAACACCGGCACAAAGCGATGGATCACTCCAAGATGTGAGTCAACAATCAGGAGGAAACGTGGCACAGAGTTCACTTTCTTCACAACCACCTACACATCAAG TGTGCAAGCAGACAGCAGTGAAAAGGTGTCGTCTGTTGACCCGCCAGCCCCGCGTGAAGAAGGAGCCGAATCATTTATCCCCGGACAGCGAGACGTCTCCGCACATCGTGTCATCTTCGGTGCACGCGACGACGCCCACCTTGAATCTGCCGCAAACCTCAAAAACTTGGGAGGAGACTCGAATCACCTCATCGCCGCCGCAATCGATCCTGGTGAACCAACCCAGCAGCCTGTTGACCGTCACCACATCGACGAACCTGTTGACCGTGCCACAACCATCCTACCTGATGAAACAACACTCACACCCGATCTTGTCTAGTCAGCAACAGTCCACCAGCGGTAATTACTGGATTCATAGACAGCACTCGAATCCGGAGTTCCCTGGGAGGACTACTAGTCCCTCCATCGTTGTGGAACCGGCGCCTGTTGTTAAAACGGAAGAGGACGTCCCGGAAGAGTCGGTTGTTACTACAGAAAGTGGAGGTTCTACTTCTGGACTTAGGGTGAAGACCACGGAACTTAGGCGAAGCTCTTCGTCTCCTCAG ACTACAACCAGAGAATCCAGAGAAAGCACAGGAGACCAACGTTTGGGTCACTGTCCAGTCCTTCGTCCAGGTCCAGCCCTAGGTTGCAATCACTGTTGGAACACCATAGACGCCCACGGTAGAACGCTAAGAAGAAAGACGAAGTATCATTGTCCCGAATGTCAGACCAACCTCTGCATCGTACCCTGTTTTCAAGAATACCACGAGCAACGTCGAGAGCTGAAGCTGAAACCTCTACCGAAAACTAGTTCCGTCTAA